From the genome of Torulaspora globosa chromosome 2, complete sequence, one region includes:
- the MMR1 gene encoding Mmr1p (ancestral locus Anc_7.366) — protein MNSPPVRPEQLSPALSPIAFSLDDPNHHNNGFQHLLASPTKLKLDKGVNARTNNNGGSNGQSLIYRTSLSKLSELSRSGRSRQRSNSDTLRSASPIRFQLFNNAPKMLKPEYMSQQAPSLPLLSTLMKTPATGIPTGTKQESKNNQTEPAAWMSIRETLEKLQRDQRQAERQKVESKDRRQEEPANVGRQPVSITEPQISSDRKVSESTSATSGVTLCDKQRDPNETVKFGPSRQRTNEEIRLVSNSSLASSTVSIDFNELPKDIDLEALATDKNGFAHSDDFKSNRCSFISSTSTDYDADWCNQQVVAHEETAKLDHRIKQLEVEIAELKLQNEKLIHSITASRTVEDMFMLDALKEIRASKREAQKGMERKVKQLEKKVENYRNAIKTRGDSPPEEIASKDKRATYPTGESIQMSTLKRRIARISSLELRKIDEQGDSTSSSSSDDEMDVKLDKPESFGGNMLTNQSRHPNDLQSMSMRRKAGLQLNIHVKR, from the coding sequence ATGAATTCACCTCCAGTGAGACCTGAACAATTGTCTCCGGCGCTGTCTCCCATAGCGTTTAGCCTCGATGACCCTAATCACCATAACAATGGTTTCCAGCACTTACTCGCGTCACCGACCAAGTTGAAACTAGACAAGGGCGTGAATGCGCGTACCAATAATAATGGTGGCTCCAACGGGCAGTCGCTCATATATCGCACTTCGCTCTCGAAACTGAGCGAACTGTCCCGGTCGGGACGTTCCAGACAGCGAAGTAACTCTGACACCTTGAGGTCGGCCTCCCCAATACGGTTTCAACTGTTTAATAACGCCCCAAAGATGCTTAAACCGGAATATATGTCACAGCAGGCTCCTTCTTTACCTCTTCTatcaactttgatgaaaacCCCTGCTACCGGAATACCCACCGGCACCAAGCAAGAGTCAAAAAATAATCAGACGGAACCAGCGGCCTGGATGAGCATCAGAGAGACTTTggaaaagcttcaaagagatcaacGGCAAGCGGAAAGGCAGAAAGTTGAGTCCAAGGATAGGCGGCAAGAGGAGCCCGCTAACGTAGGTCGACAACCTGTCTCGATCACCGAACCTCAGATATCTTCTGACCGAAAAGTATCTGAAAGCACAAGCGCGACTAGTGGTGTAACACTTTGTGATAAACAGCGAGATCCAAACGAAACAGTCAAATTTGGGCCTAGTCGTCAGAGAACGAACGAGGAAATTCGATTAGTATCTAACTCGTCGTTAGCTTCGTCCACAGTTTCGATCGATTTTAACGAACTACCAAAGGATATAGACCTTGAAGCACTAGCAACAGATAAGAATGGCTTTGCTCACAGCGATGATTTCAAAAGTAACCGGTGCAGCTTCATATCATCAACGTCAACAGACTATGACGCGGATTGGTGCAATCAGCAAGTTGTCGCCCATGAGGAGACGGCAAAGCTGGATCATAGGatcaagcagctggaagTGGAAATCGCAGAGCTTAAACtgcaaaatgaaaaattaaTTCACTCCATAACAGCCAGCAgaactgttgaagacaTGTTCATGCTAGATGCTCTGAAAGAGATAAGAGCATCCAAGAGGGAGGCCCAAAAAGGAATGGAAAGGAAAGTAAAAcagctggagaaaaaagTTGAAAACTACAGGAACGCAATTAAGACTCGTGGCGACAGCCCACCCGAAGAgattgcttcaaaagataaACGGGCAACGTATCCAACGGGGGAAAGCATTCAAATGAGCACACTTAAGAGAAGAATAGCCAGGATATCGAGTTTGGAGCTGAGGAAAATAGACGAGCAAGGAGACTCTAcctcctcatcgtcttccGACGATGAGATGGATGTAAAACTGGATAAGCCCGAATCCTTTGGGGGAAATATGCTTACGAACCAGTCACGACATCCAAATGATCTTCAATCCATGAGCATGAGGCGGAAAGCAGGGTTGCAGCTCAACATCCACGTCAAGCGCTAG
- the ILV1 gene encoding threonine ammonia-lyase ILV1 (ancestral locus Anc_7.367), with protein MQFTQVGALTRSQFRKPLLLQLRAKFHQQQTSPTLVKLHSDLKLDELQPDNTPDYVRLILRSSVYDVIDETPITKAVGLSSRLNTNVQLKREDLLPVFSFKLRGAYNMLAKLDDTQKNQGVIACSAGNHAQGVAFAAKHLNIPATIVMPVSTPSIKYQNVSRLGSQVVLYGNDFDEAKLECARLAEERGLTNIPPFNHPYVIAGQGTVAMEILRQVRNSSKIGAVFVPTGGAGLIAGIGAYLKRIAPHIKIIGVETYDAAALHDSLKKGSRVNLPSVGTFADGTSVRLVGEESFRICQDVVDEVVLVGTDEICAAVKDVFEDTRGIVEPSGALAVAGLKKYVTQLHPEIDHSKHTYIPILSGANMNFDRLRFVSERAVLGEGKEVFMLVTIPDIPGSFKKLQKVIHPRAVTEFSYRYNEHRHESTSEVPKAYIYTSFSVVDREKEIKQVMQQIHALGFEAVDISDNEMAKCHGRYLVGGASKVPNERVISFEFPERPGALTKFLSGLTDSWNLTMFHYRNHGADIGKVLVGISVPPRENLTFQKFLEDLGYRYQDESDNMVYQKFLKY; from the coding sequence ATGCAATTCACTCAAGTGGGAGCTTTGACCAGGAGTCAGTTCAGGAAGCCTTTACTGTTGCAACTTCGTGCcaaatttcatcaacagcagacCTCGCCTACTTTGGTTAAATTGCATTCGGACCTCAAATTAGACGAGTTACAACCAGATAATACTCCAGATTACGTCCGTTTAATCCTACGCTCGTCCGTTTATGATGTCATTGACGAGACTCCCATAACAAAAGCTGTAGGGCTTTCCTCACGTTTAAACACCAATGTGCAGTTaaagagagaagatcttctaCCGGTCTTCTCCTTTAAACTCCGTGGGGCCTACAATATGCTGGCCAAGCTGGATGATACGCAGAAGAACCAGGGTGTTATTGCGTGCTCAGCAGGTAATCACGCCCAAGGTGTTGCATTTGCAGCCAAACATTTAAACATACCTGCGACTATTGTGATGCCAGTATCTACACCTTCGATCAAATATCAGAATGTGTCCAGGTTGGGGTCACAAGTGGTTCTTTATGGTAAcgattttgatgaagccAAGTTAGAATGTGCAAGATTGGCAGAGGAACGTGGCTTGACAAATATCCCGCCATTCAACCACCCATACGTGATCGCTGGCCAAGGCACTGTTGCTATGGAAATCTTGAGACAGGTACgcaattcttcaaagattGGTGCCGTTTTCGTTCCGACTGGTGGTGCTGGTTTGATCGCTGGTATTGGTGCATATTTGAAGAGAATTGCTCCGCATATCAAAATCATTGGAGTTGAGACTTACGATGCTGCAGCCCTGCatgattctttgaagaaaggcagTAGAGTCAACCTGCCATCGGTTGGAACATTTGCAGACGGTACTTCTGTTCGTCTGGTCGGTGAAGAAAGCTTTAGAATTTGTCAAGACGTTGTGGATGAGGTTGTATTGGTCGGTACGGATGAAATCTGCGCTGCAGTTAAAGACGTTTTCGAAGATACTAGAGGTATAGTAGAACCATCGGGCGCTTTGGCGGTGGCAGGTTTAAAAAAATACGTTACGCAGTTGCACCCCGAGATTGATCACTCTAAGCATACTTATATCCCCATCCTCTCCGGCGCTAATATGAACTTTGATAGACTCAGATTCGTTTCTGAACGTGCTGTGCTTGGTGAGGGCAAGGAAGTCTTTATGCTCGTCACTATTCCAGATATCCCTGGTTCATTTAAGAAACTGCAAAAGGTTATCCATCCTAGAGCGGTAACAGAGTTTTCGTACCGTTACAATGAGCACCGCCATGAATCCACTAGCGAAGTTCCTAAAGCCTACATTTACACTTCATTCAGTGTCGTTGACCGtgaaaaagagatcaaaCAAGTCATGCAGCAAATTCATGCCCttggatttgaagctgttgaTATCTCAGATAACGAGATGGCTAAATGTCATGGCAGATATTTGGTCGGCGGTGCCTCTAAGGTGCCTAATGAGAGAGTTATCTCTTTCGAGTTCCCAGAAAGACCAGGTGCGCTGACTAAATTCTTGAGCGGCCTTACTGATTCGTGGAACTTAACTATGTTCCATTACAGAAACCACGGAGCCGATATTGGTAAAGTTTTAGTGGGTATCTCTGTTCCTCCTAGAGAGAACTTGACATTCCAAAAGTTTTTGGAAGATTTGGGTTACAGATACCAAGACGAGTCAGACAATATGGTCTATCAaaaattcttgaagtacTAG
- the AIM10 gene encoding putative proline--tRNA ligase AIM10 (ancestral locus Anc_7.368) yields MLKRCVPCRFYHAFQPRKISRDIIETLPSHELLQHLGFLRQTQSGLVNWLPIGLRSLNKIENIVRNRMNGAADAMEVQLSTMSPKNLWETTGRWSNTELFKLRDARKAEFCLTPTCEEDITNLMKNYISTYKDMPLLVYQITKKYRDELRPRGGLLRGREFLMKDAYSFTGNKEDALKMFAQMNAVYEMIFTDLGIPFVSAWADSGDIGGDLSKEYHYIHSSGEDTLLTCDHCGTSSNIEKCESFPQEGNTHMGEVNVKYALNKARDTLICFYYPKDRSLNWNLAIEAAGHDVDGSMRDKREDEVLKIFRESNEDLIFSRILRIMDCRLNSRSNFPDFPLRQYLKSNFGQIDDVSIVEAREGEICGLCSEGLLKANKTIEVGHTFHLGTKYSQALEAQFTDRENKSSAIEMGCYGIGVSRLLGAIGEITRDKHGFRWPSRVAPYQASICVAPGNNEIKQRIKQEIQETMGSEVMDKFSEKVGLGARISYSHAIGIPLCIIAGPKNWPNVEIEVRGKNWFNDDTPSWREAHKELRNALQWQVIEGDSKPEKHIVPIEHLSRVITLLFEDL; encoded by the coding sequence ATGCTGAAACGATGTGTCCCATGTCGATTTTACCATGCATTCCAACCTAGGAAGATATCTAGAGACATTATTGAAACATTACCTAGCCATGAATTGCTACAGCACCTGGGATTCCTAAGGCAGACCCAGAGTGGGCTGGTGAATTGGCTACCAATTGGACTTCGTtcattgaacaagatcgaAAATATAGTTCGAAATCGAATGAACGGGGCAGCAGACGCCATGGAGGTTCAGTTGAGCACCATGTCTCCGAAGAATTTATGGGAGACCACGGGTCGTTGGTCCAACACTGAACTATTCAAACTAAGGGACGCTAGGAAAGCTGAATTCTGTCTAACTCCGACCTGTGAGGAAGATATTACCAATCTTATGAAAAATTATATCTCAACTTACAAAGATATGCCGTTATTGGTATATCAAATTACAAAGAAGTACCGTGATGAGCTGAGACCTAGGGGAGGTCTGTTAAGAGGCCGTGAATTTCTCATGAAAGACGCTTATTCGTTTACGGGTAACAAGGAAGATGCGCTAAAGATGTTTGCTCAAATGAATGCTGTTTATGAAATGATCTTCACAGATCTGGGAATACCATTCGTTAGCGCCTGGGCTGACAGCGGAGATATTGGCGGTGACTTGAGCAAAGAATATCATTACATACATTCATCTGGAGAAGATACGCTACTGACGTGCGACCACTGTGGGACGTCCTCCaatattgaaaaatgcGAATCGTTCCCTCAGGAAGGCAATACACATATGGGGGAAGTTAACGTGAAATATGCTTTGAACAAGGCGCGCGACACTCTTATATGCTTTTATTATCCAAAGGATCGCTCATTGAACTGGAACCTCGCAATAGAGGCCGCTGGGCACGATGTAGACGGCTCAATGAGAGACAAGAGAGAAGACGAAGTGTTGAAAATATTCCGGGAGTCTAATGAAGACTTAATTTTTTCTCGAATCCTTAGAATTATGGATTGTCGTTTGAATTCGAGATCTAACTTCCCTGATTTCCCGCTGCGACAATATCTAAAGAGCAATTTCGGACAGATCGACGACGTTTCCATAGTGGAGGCCCGCGAAGGCGAGATCTGTGGTCTATGCAGTGAGGGACTTCTTAAGGCTAATAAGACTATTGAAGTTGGCCATACTTTCCATCTTGGGACCAAATACAGTCAGGCCCTGGAGGCACAATTTACTGATCGAGAAAATAAGAGCTCTGCGATTGAAATGGGATGTTACGGCATCGGAGTAAGTAGACTGCTTGGTGCCATTGGCGAAATCACTAGGGACAAGCACGGGTTCAGATGGCCTTCCAGGGTAGCACCCTACCAAGCATCGATCTGCGTGGCTCCAGGAAACAACGAAATCAAGCAGCGGATTAAACAAGAAATACAGGAGACCATGGGCAGTGAAGTTATGGACAAATTCAGCGAGAAAGTAGGACTTGGCGCCCGAATTAGCTACTCACATGCCATTGGTATCCCGTTATGTATCATCGCGGGTCCAAAAAATTGGCCTAACGTCGAGATCGAGGTGAGAGGTAAGAACTGGTTTAACGATGATACCCCTAGTTGGAGGGAAGCGCATAAGGAACTCCGAAACGCCCTACAATGGCAAGTCATCGAGGGCGATTCCAAGCCGGAAAAACACATCGTTCCGATAGaacatctttcaagagtCATAACACTTCTTTTCGAAGACCTTTGA
- the SBH1 gene encoding Arf family guanine nucleotide exchange factor SBH1 (ancestral locus Anc_7.369), which translates to MSVTPPGGQRTLQKRRQAQNAKDKQLKQTPASTRQAGHGGSSSSILKIYTDEANGLRVDPLVVLFLAVAFIFSVVALHVIAKVTGKLF; encoded by the coding sequence ATGTCTGTAACTCCCCCAGGCGGTCAACGTACGctgcaaaagagaagaCAAGCCCAAAATGCTAAAGATAAGCAGTTGAAGCAGACCCCTGCTTCCACAAGACAGGCGGGCCACGGTGGCTCTTCGAGTTCCATCCTTAAGATATACACTGATGAAGCAAACGGCTTGAGGGTTGATCCTTTGGTGGTACTATTCTTGGCGGTTGCTTTTATCTTCTCCGTGGTTGCTCTGCATGTCATCGCTAAGGTCACTGGAAAGCTGTTCTAA